The proteins below are encoded in one region of Natronobacterium texcoconense:
- a CDS encoding DUF7560 family zinc ribbon protein produces the protein MSTHDFTCPDCGRTIPVTDAMREATEHHGCPLCGASVSATQFA, from the coding sequence ATGTCCACCCACGACTTTACCTGCCCCGACTGCGGTCGAACGATTCCCGTGACCGACGCGATGCGCGAGGCCACGGAGCACCACGGTTGTCCCCTCTGTGGGGCGTCGGTCAGCGCGACCCAGTTCGCCTGA
- a CDS encoding DUF402 domain-containing protein, which yields MSTTVRVRGIYTTAITRLLETAGDGFEVVQASDPIQERFDDAFDAAPADVRIETTRDRQGIEVSGAPDVVEGVLAELESLGIDTFRWDDGTPRGAVFDGEVIDAGGGSGATVDLGDGRRGYLKYDDVDGYVGDGDRYRLQVREPTPPWDDDEPRVSPTLEVGGGLCTLSQDRTGVSASTSGEAATELVGMTDLLSASRPEGWGLHWKRPATDADLEAMEAAVERASERVAELEATMDDAPEEPGEPGRLAAPLETAWCWFGRESRFALDEHRREVETTMPGHHRTKAADRAASAAVDFAEAVCGPAGENGDFPFDAVSRQFGPTTGDRLEIGHGKPDGRHISLGYGNVTEWDADGSVTLERSMRGGGTYDALGVPKEEGDVAITKFREGRWWYPTTYKSAAGETKGTYVNVCTPVELFPDAVRYVDLYVDVIRTPDGGVEIVDAEELEAKVDEGLVSEPLAEKARSVAEAVERALSK from the coding sequence ATGAGTACCACTGTCCGCGTCCGTGGCATCTACACGACGGCGATCACGCGACTGCTCGAGACGGCCGGCGACGGGTTCGAGGTCGTTCAGGCCTCCGACCCGATCCAGGAGCGGTTCGACGACGCGTTCGACGCTGCCCCTGCGGACGTCCGGATCGAGACGACCCGCGACAGACAAGGAATCGAGGTTTCGGGCGCTCCCGACGTGGTCGAGGGGGTTCTCGCCGAACTCGAGTCCCTCGGTATCGATACGTTCCGTTGGGACGACGGGACGCCTCGCGGTGCGGTTTTCGACGGGGAAGTGATCGACGCCGGCGGCGGCAGCGGTGCGACGGTCGACCTCGGTGACGGTCGGCGGGGCTATCTCAAGTACGACGACGTCGACGGCTACGTCGGCGACGGCGACCGCTACCGATTGCAGGTCCGGGAGCCGACGCCGCCGTGGGACGACGACGAACCGCGAGTGAGTCCGACGCTCGAGGTTGGCGGCGGACTCTGTACGCTCTCGCAGGACCGGACGGGCGTCTCGGCGAGTACGAGCGGCGAAGCGGCGACGGAACTGGTCGGCATGACCGACCTGCTCTCGGCCTCACGCCCCGAAGGATGGGGCCTGCACTGGAAACGACCCGCGACCGACGCCGACCTCGAGGCGATGGAGGCCGCCGTCGAGCGCGCGAGCGAGCGCGTCGCGGAACTCGAGGCGACGATGGACGACGCCCCCGAAGAGCCGGGCGAACCGGGTCGGCTGGCCGCGCCGCTGGAGACGGCCTGGTGCTGGTTCGGTCGCGAGTCGCGGTTCGCGCTGGACGAGCACCGACGCGAGGTCGAGACGACGATGCCGGGCCACCACCGGACCAAGGCCGCCGACCGTGCCGCGAGCGCGGCGGTCGACTTCGCGGAGGCGGTCTGTGGGCCCGCAGGCGAGAACGGCGACTTCCCGTTCGACGCCGTCTCCCGGCAGTTCGGTCCGACGACGGGTGATCGCCTCGAGATCGGCCACGGGAAACCCGACGGCCGACACATCTCGCTTGGCTACGGCAACGTCACCGAGTGGGATGCCGACGGCTCGGTCACCCTCGAGCGGTCGATGCGCGGCGGCGGCACGTACGACGCGCTGGGCGTCCCCAAGGAGGAGGGTGACGTCGCAATCACGAAATTCCGCGAAGGACGGTGGTGGTATCCGACGACGTACAAGAGCGCAGCGGGCGAGACGAAAGGGACCTACGTCAACGTCTGTACCCCCGTCGAACTGTTCCCGGACGCGGTCCGGTACGTCGACCTCTACGTGGACGTGATCCGGACGCCCGACGGTGGCGTGGAAATCGTCGACGCCGAAGAACTCGAGGCAAAGGTCGACGAGGGGCTGGTTTCCGAGCCGCTGGCGGAGAAGGCACGGAGCGTCGCCGAAGCTGTCGAACGCGCGCTTTCGAAGTAA